From Ruminococcus sp. HUN007, a single genomic window includes:
- a CDS encoding ATP-binding protein, with amino-acid sequence MDAEKKQNVKMRSIARKISADFNFRLLIIFLVLDAVVVFLNVGSWMVLTELDALGMSIIDAAKTSLDIKIPAGHFVFPHESDPVEFLNKIRYYVPQIKKTVPAANIAVESISIAGLMLFLEMFWVITGFFRGGSRVRKKLAPLNRLAATAQLISSADFEGDSFHALEDALEKIDASQTDCHLSTGNTELQGIESAINNLIDRMKQSYVQQARFVSDASHELRTPISVIQGYANMLDRWGKEDEKVLEESISAIKTESESMSKLVEQLLFLARGDNGKNQLTMEDIDLSAMMQELYDEYLMVDPAHEFIMKNEGGPVMAYGDYAMIKQTARILTDNAVKYTPEGNEIYFSAYTDEKGVPVFEVQDTGIGIAPEDLPKVFERFYRADDARNRKTGGTGLGLSIAKWIVDRHGGHFDIKSYPDAGTRFSVFLPVKKPEGK; translated from the coding sequence ATGGATGCAGAAAAAAAACAGAATGTAAAAATGCGTTCAATAGCCAGAAAGATATCAGCTGATTTCAATTTCAGACTGCTGATCATTTTTCTTGTGCTTGACGCTGTAGTTGTTTTTCTGAACGTGGGCAGCTGGATGGTACTTACTGAGCTTGACGCTCTGGGAATGAGTATTATCGACGCTGCAAAAACCAGCCTTGATATAAAAATACCGGCCGGACACTTTGTCTTTCCGCATGAGTCAGATCCGGTCGAATTTCTTAATAAGATCCGTTATTACGTACCGCAGATAAAGAAAACAGTGCCGGCTGCAAATATTGCAGTCGAAAGCATCAGTATAGCAGGTCTTATGCTTTTTCTGGAAATGTTCTGGGTGATAACAGGCTTTTTCCGCGGTGGCAGCAGGGTGCGTAAAAAACTCGCACCTCTCAATCGTCTTGCAGCAACTGCACAGCTCATCAGTTCAGCAGATTTTGAAGGTGACAGTTTCCACGCACTCGAGGATGCACTTGAAAAAATAGACGCAAGCCAGACCGACTGCCATCTTTCCACCGGAAACACTGAACTTCAGGGTATTGAGTCGGCGATCAACAATCTCATCGACCGCATGAAGCAGTCCTACGTGCAGCAGGCACGTTTCGTGTCCGACGCTTCGCACGAGCTTCGCACTCCGATTTCGGTCATCCAGGGTTACGCCAACATGCTTGACCGCTGGGGCAAGGAGGACGAAAAGGTTCTTGAAGAGTCCATTTCGGCTATCAAGACCGAGTCCGAAAGCATGAGCAAACTCGTTGAACAGCTTCTCTTCCTTGCAAGGGGAGACAACGGAAAGAATCAGCTTACCATGGAGGATATTGACCTGAGTGCAATGATGCAGGAACTCTACGACGAATACCTCATGGTAGATCCGGCTCACGAATTCATTATGAAAAATGAAGGCGGACCGGTAATGGCATACGGCGACTATGCAATGATAAAGCAGACAGCGCGTATACTTACCGACAACGCTGTGAAATACACTCCTGAAGGCAATGAGATCTATTTTTCAGCCTACACCGATGAAAAGGGTGTTCCTGTATTCGAAGTTCAGGACACCGGAATCGGCATAGCACCTGAAGACCTCCCGAAAGTCTTCGAACGCTTCTACCGCGCCGACGATGCCCGCAACCGCAAAACCGGCGGTACCGGCCTCGGCCTTTCCATCGCCAAATGGATAGTAGACCGCCACGGAGGCCACTTCGACATAAAAAGCTACCCGGACGCAGGAACAAGGTTTTCTGTATTCCTTCCCGTGAAGAAACCGGAGGGTAAATAA
- a CDS encoding response regulator transcription factor: MKILIVEDEEKLARFTELELKHEGYETEKAFDGRTGLEMAESGGFDLILLDIMLPGLNGIEVLRRIRKTSDVPVILLTARDSVMDKVSGLDTGADDYITKPFDIEELLARIRAALRKRSAKPEGASAALSFGALELDPAAHTVTYDGNDIELTNKEFGLLKKLLENKSIVLSRETLLEDVWGFDYMGETNIVDVYIRYIRSKIDDVYGIKMIQTVRGVGYVIRE; the protein is encoded by the coding sequence ATGAAGATTTTAATAGTAGAAGACGAAGAAAAACTTGCCCGCTTTACCGAGCTTGAACTGAAACACGAGGGATACGAGACAGAAAAGGCCTTCGACGGCCGTACAGGACTGGAAATGGCGGAAAGCGGCGGATTCGACCTCATTCTGCTCGACATAATGCTGCCGGGACTTAACGGCATTGAAGTTTTAAGAAGAATAAGAAAAACCTCTGATGTACCGGTAATACTTCTCACAGCAAGGGACTCTGTAATGGACAAGGTCTCCGGACTGGACACAGGGGCTGATGACTACATAACAAAGCCTTTTGACATTGAGGAACTGCTTGCGCGTATAAGGGCGGCACTCCGTAAAAGGTCAGCCAAGCCGGAAGGTGCATCAGCGGCACTTTCATTCGGTGCCCTGGAGCTTGACCCTGCCGCCCACACGGTAACGTATGACGGAAATGACATAGAACTTACCAACAAGGAATTCGGACTTCTCAAAAAACTCCTTGAAAACAAGTCCATTGTCCTTTCGCGTGAAACCCTTCTTGAAGACGTGTGGGGGTTTGACTACATGGGCGAGACCAATATTGTTGATGTCTACATCAGATACATACGAAGCAAGATAGATGACGTTTACGGCATTAAAATGATACAGACAGTCAGAGGCGTTGGCTATGTTATAAGGGAATGA
- a CDS encoding DUF4342 domain-containing protein, protein MDNLEMIEKLMEKANVTYEEAKGVLESVKWNLLDALIALEKEGKIKTPEPASYTTKQNINEEAETIRKNKNLETFGGVVKSILNWIKDVIVKGMNNSLCIVDVKKQKYFSIPLTLLVLFMIPAFWLVVVLLAIEFFCGCSFMIEGPDLGTDKVNDFMEKIRFGRGSTGSPDDLNDRK, encoded by the coding sequence ATGGATAACCTTGAAATGATAGAAAAACTCATGGAAAAAGCCAACGTAACATACGAAGAAGCCAAAGGCGTACTCGAAAGCGTTAAATGGAACCTCCTCGATGCACTCATTGCACTCGAAAAGGAAGGCAAAATAAAAACCCCGGAACCGGCAAGCTACACCACAAAGCAGAACATAAACGAGGAAGCCGAAACAATAAGAAAGAACAAAAACCTCGAAACATTCGGCGGTGTCGTAAAAAGCATACTCAACTGGATCAAAGATGTAATAGTAAAAGGCATGAACAACAGCCTCTGTATCGTTGACGTAAAGAAACAGAAATACTTTTCGATACCTCTTACACTGCTCGTACTGTTTATGATACCGGCCTTCTGGCTTGTGGTCGTCCTCCTTGCCATCGAATTCTTCTGCGGATGCTCATTCATGATCGAGGGACCTGATCTCGGTACTGACAAGGTCAATGATTTCATGGAAAAGATCAGATTCGGCCGCGGCAGCACCGGTTCACCTGATGATCTCAATGACAGAAAGTGA
- a CDS encoding DUF4342 domain-containing protein yields the protein MENVEMIEELRKNADISYKTASEVLEGTGWNLDEAKTALKKEGIYREETLAMTTTNNNDYTKTNTNRYTKESFKSALKKFADWSKDKITRGLRNDFCVETKGGKRFTMPVTIMVILSILLIEFVPILFIIGFFMGCRFTFEGPDLSGTKFSEEVSKIRFDCENRN from the coding sequence ATGGAAAACGTTGAAATGATCGAAGAACTCAGAAAGAACGCAGACATCAGCTACAAGACAGCTTCAGAAGTACTCGAAGGTACAGGATGGAATCTGGATGAGGCAAAGACAGCACTTAAAAAGGAAGGCATTTACAGAGAGGAGACATTAGCTATGACAACAACAAACAACAACGACTACACAAAGACAAACACAAACAGATACACAAAGGAATCATTCAAGAGCGCACTGAAAAAGTTTGCAGACTGGTCAAAGGACAAGATCACAAGAGGCCTCAGAAACGACTTCTGTGTTGAGACAAAGGGTGGCAAGAGATTCACAATGCCTGTAACAATAATGGTGATCCTTTCGATCCTCCTTATCGAATTCGTACCGATCCTCTTCATCATCGGTTTCTTCATGGGCTGCCGCTTCACCTTCGAAGGCCCGGACCTCAGCGGAACAAAGTTCAGCGAAGAAGTATCAAAGATCAGATTCGACTGTGAGAACAGAAATTAA
- a CDS encoding GGDEF domain-containing protein produces the protein MDLQSVIVANAIGVLVLGVLLVSSRLVRMRRELGDMLFTLTCVLTVFSCAADSLGFGLEGIQGKAMHVILYFFDTVTYLNNIIVSALWCLYVDVRLNGSKKHMLRTLKQISLPGAAGIAGLVINLFYPFIFTVDDSNVYSRLPFANYYFALTFFYLFTGYIIYRNSKKDVAKMTFIPIKMFLCPIIICTAAQFLFYGVSLAWCSVAVGLVCMHISLQNELTYLDPLTQLYNRNYLNNIMKQFSSTHSSVQGIMMDMDDFKMINDTFGHSTGDEALTEAAQLIRNAAPDGSVPIRFAGDEFMLLIPGDDKEKAENAVRNIRNNESRFNSSGIKPYRLSFSLGLSSFSGYSEPDSFFKEMDRRMYEEKRIKHSVR, from the coding sequence TTGGATCTGCAGTCTGTAATAGTTGCAAATGCGATTGGTGTGCTTGTACTCGGGGTACTGCTTGTAAGCAGCCGGCTTGTGCGTATGCGGCGCGAGCTCGGTGATATGCTGTTCACGCTCACATGTGTGCTGACAGTATTCTCATGCGCAGCTGATTCGCTTGGTTTCGGCCTTGAAGGAATACAGGGAAAAGCAATGCATGTCATCCTGTACTTTTTCGACACGGTCACTTATCTTAATAATATTATAGTATCGGCTCTGTGGTGCCTTTACGTTGACGTCAGACTTAACGGCAGTAAAAAACATATGTTAAGAACTCTGAAGCAGATCTCGCTTCCGGGCGCAGCCGGCATTGCCGGACTTGTAATTAATCTGTTTTATCCGTTCATCTTTACAGTCGATGACAGCAATGTTTACAGCCGTCTGCCGTTTGCCAATTACTACTTCGCACTCACGTTCTTCTATCTGTTTACCGGATACATCATTTACAGGAACAGCAAAAAAGATGTGGCTAAAATGACATTCATACCTATAAAAATGTTCCTATGCCCTATCATAATATGCACAGCGGCACAGTTTCTGTTTTACGGCGTGTCACTGGCGTGGTGTTCAGTAGCGGTCGGACTTGTGTGCATGCACATCAGTCTTCAGAATGAACTTACCTATCTGGATCCGCTTACTCAGCTTTACAACAGAAATTACCTGAACAACATCATGAAGCAGTTTTCATCCACACATTCAAGTGTCCAGGGAATCATGATGGACATGGATGATTTCAAGATGATAAACGACACATTCGGTCACAGCACCGGAGACGAGGCGCTTACCGAAGCAGCACAGCTTATCAGAAATGCCGCTCCTGACGGTTCAGTGCCGATACGTTTCGCCGGCGACGAGTTCATGCTCCTTATTCCGGGAGATGACAAAGAAAAGGCGGAAAACGCCGTCAGAAACATAAGGAACAATGAAAGCCGGTTCAATTCAAGCGGTATAAAACCGTACAGGCTTTCCTTCTCACTGGGACTCAGCAGTTTTTCCGGTTATTCGGAACCTGACAGTTTCTTTAAGGAAATGGACCGGAGAATGTACGAAGAAAAACGCATCAAACACAGTGTACGTTAA
- a CDS encoding bifunctional diguanylate cyclase/phosphodiesterase: MDFQQFVDTFYSPTCIVSVEKKDDGGYGEIRIVSVNKKYNEMIDARIRNESGCYGPVKHSSFIPDTLYSDYFPLSRGFEDACFRSAVLKEEIQTYVHLSVMDLWFDVHVLPLDIENGNIFYCTYTSTLIKRAESVLSRNSNIQASGDVLAACIKLHKADNLRDAMESVISEIRQICKAEGCTVLRINEAEEKYSIVATDFAPGSKLRRVTSFPDYYQIASSWKGMIGEEGDCIIIQNQSDMEYIRQVNNPWYQTLVEAGVKSLVLFPLIQGTDLLGFIWATNFDTENTLRIKETLELTTFFISSHIARYNVIENLERMSYTDMMTGLPNNMACRDNISRLIRNQRKFAVVSIDLNHFKSINHTLGVEAGNQAITGIADRWKTVREKQSSDVSEFVARVSGDEFMLVICGYQTTEELTKIITKYSDALSEPFIIEGCEIYISASFGFTEYPAHGGTVDMLVSRANTAMSEIKKAASSDNILRYSPEISQNERILEIENKIRTALENDSVFFCLQPQYNMEHKLRGFEALARMKDSDGNLIRPDEFIPVAEKVGLIDKVDGMVFRKATAFFSDLVKDTGKKLTLSLNASVRHIMKSGFIDEINELIEKSGLSPEQLEIEITESILMDSVNKAIQCINDLKSMGIKLAIDDFGTGYSSLSYLNKIPADLLKIDKSFIDRINASESSRQYVAAMISMGHIMGLDVISEGVEEEEQVEALRSIGCDLIQGFCWGKPLPPEDAEKLVREETTNDAKL, encoded by the coding sequence ATGGATTTTCAGCAATTTGTTGATACCTTTTATTCTCCGACCTGCATAGTATCAGTTGAAAAGAAAGATGATGGCGGATACGGGGAGATCCGCATCGTATCGGTCAATAAAAAGTACAATGAAATGATCGATGCGAGGATAAGAAATGAATCCGGATGTTACGGACCGGTGAAGCATTCTTCCTTTATACCGGATACACTTTACAGCGACTATTTTCCGCTCAGCCGCGGTTTTGAAGATGCATGCTTCCGTTCTGCAGTACTGAAGGAGGAAATTCAGACTTACGTTCATCTCAGTGTTATGGACCTCTGGTTTGACGTACATGTTCTGCCGCTTGATATTGAAAACGGAAATATATTTTACTGTACATATACTTCGACACTTATAAAGAGAGCTGAATCAGTCTTAAGCCGCAACAGTAACATACAGGCGTCAGGAGACGTCCTTGCGGCCTGCATAAAACTCCATAAGGCTGACAACCTCAGAGATGCGATGGAAAGTGTCATCTCGGAAATACGCCAGATATGCAAAGCTGAAGGCTGTACTGTTCTGCGTATAAACGAAGCAGAAGAAAAATATTCGATCGTCGCCACTGATTTCGCTCCCGGAAGTAAGCTGAGACGTGTAACAAGCTTCCCTGATTACTACCAGATCGCGTCCTCATGGAAAGGCATGATTGGTGAAGAAGGCGACTGTATCATCATTCAGAACCAGTCCGACATGGAATATATCCGTCAGGTAAACAACCCGTGGTACCAGACGCTTGTCGAAGCAGGCGTAAAAAGCCTTGTTCTCTTCCCTCTCATTCAGGGTACTGATCTGCTCGGCTTTATCTGGGCGACCAACTTTGATACGGAAAACACGCTCAGGATCAAGGAAACTCTTGAGCTTACAACATTCTTTATTTCATCCCACATCGCACGCTACAACGTTATAGAAAACCTTGAACGTATGAGTTATACGGACATGATGACAGGACTTCCTAACAATATGGCGTGCAGGGACAATATTTCCCGTCTTATCAGAAACCAGAGAAAATTTGCCGTGGTTTCTATAGACCTTAATCATTTCAAAAGCATAAACCACACGCTTGGCGTTGAAGCCGGAAATCAGGCGATCACCGGAATAGCCGACCGCTGGAAGACGGTACGTGAAAAGCAGAGTTCCGATGTTTCTGAATTCGTAGCCCGTGTAAGCGGTGACGAGTTCATGCTCGTTATATGCGGATACCAGACCACGGAAGAACTCACAAAGATCATCACGAAATATTCCGACGCCTTAAGCGAACCGTTCATCATCGAAGGCTGTGAAATATACATAAGTGCAAGCTTCGGGTTTACCGAATATCCGGCACACGGCGGTACAGTTGACATGCTCGTTTCACGTGCAAACACGGCAATGAGCGAAATAAAGAAGGCCGCCAGCAGCGATAACATTCTCCGGTACAGCCCGGAAATTTCGCAGAATGAACGGATACTCGAAATCGAAAACAAGATAAGAACTGCACTTGAAAACGACTCGGTATTCTTCTGCCTTCAGCCGCAGTACAATATGGAACATAAACTGCGCGGATTTGAAGCCCTTGCCCGTATGAAAGACAGCGACGGCAATCTCATAAGACCTGATGAATTCATACCGGTCGCAGAAAAAGTCGGTCTTATCGACAAGGTAGACGGAATGGTTTTCAGAAAGGCGACTGCCTTTTTCAGTGACCTTGTTAAGGATACCGGTAAAAAACTCACTTTAAGTCTTAACGCATCGGTAAGACATATTATGAAAAGCGGGTTCATCGATGAAATAAACGAACTGATCGAAAAGAGCGGTCTCTCGCCGGAACAGCTGGAGATCGAGATCACGGAATCAATACTCATGGATTCAGTCAACAAGGCAATTCAGTGTATCAATGATCTCAAATCCATGGGTATAAAACTTGCTATCGACGACTTCGGAACCGGCTATTCTTCACTCAGCTATCTGAACAAGATACCGGCTGACCTTCTGAAGATCGATAAATCATTTATAGACAGAATAAACGCAAGCGAATCCTCCAGACAGTACGTTGCCGCAATGATATCAATGGGACATATCATGGGACTTGACGTAATTTCGGAGGGTGTAGAAGAAGAAGAACAGGTGGAAGCTCTGAGAAGTATCGGATGTGATCTCATTCAGGGGTTCTGCTGGGGAAAACCTCTGCCGCCGGAAGACGCAGAAAAACTTGTAAGGGAGGAAACAACAAATGATGCTAAACTGTAA